In Horticoccus luteus, the following proteins share a genomic window:
- a CDS encoding methylated-DNA--[protein]-cysteine S-methyltransferase has translation MPHYAFSTAWGTCAIVWNAASIEGFHLPGDTAEVENSAAETASRPAWLDALAMRVGQHLTGQMQDFATDVPYAFERVSEFQRRVYHYALTVKAGQTRTYGDVAAALDLPPGGARAVGAALGANPWPLLVPCHRFVGAGGRMTGFSAPGGIRTKTRLLALEGAELLSE, from the coding sequence ATGCCGCATTACGCGTTTTCCACTGCTTGGGGCACATGCGCCATCGTTTGGAATGCCGCCAGCATCGAAGGTTTCCACCTTCCCGGCGACACCGCCGAAGTGGAAAATTCCGCCGCGGAAACCGCCAGCCGGCCCGCGTGGCTGGACGCACTGGCGATGCGCGTTGGCCAGCATCTCACCGGCCAGATGCAGGATTTCGCTACGGACGTGCCCTATGCCTTCGAGCGCGTGAGCGAGTTTCAACGCCGTGTTTACCACTACGCGCTGACCGTGAAAGCCGGCCAGACGCGCACGTATGGCGATGTCGCGGCGGCCCTCGACCTGCCGCCCGGCGGAGCGCGCGCCGTGGGAGCCGCGCTGGGCGCAAATCCGTGGCCCTTGCTCGTGCCGTGTCACCGCTTCGTTGGCGCGGGTGGACGCATGACCGGTTTTTCCGCGCCCGGCGGCATCCGCACGAAAACACGCCTCCTTGCGCTCGAAGGCGCCGAGCTGTTGTCGGAATAG
- the dgt gene encoding dGTP triphosphohydrolase has translation MENRFYNAFDAETFGGTRRPDYRNAFQIDRDRIIHAHAFRKLQSKTQVFLSGEYDFYRTRLTHSIEVSQIGRSICHFLRTKGGVMQPDFHIDGDLVEAVCLAHDLGHPPFGHSGERTLQELMIEWGGFEGNAQTLHLLTETIFQNESGVRGMRPTRALLDGVLKYKKLFREFPQPPSNHFLYDAQEVYRRFVFGKAEIPAAMHEGETLNGFKSIECQIMDWADDAAYSINDIIDGVKAGFLTFTSVEAWAAEQALGAEEQQHLERLFNAMRTDRLEGIFGARIGRFIEATRLRERDNFMAKKTSRYRLELVVAEGAQREALFFKRMANDIIFESPQLQQMEHKARRVLCDLWESCWRNYVDKGARVINILPPQAGRLIDAEPTKAGKARRICDYLCGLTDGTIVRTYRRLFDPEFGSIRDLS, from the coding sequence ATGGAGAACAGATTCTACAACGCGTTCGATGCCGAGACGTTTGGCGGGACGCGCCGGCCGGACTATCGCAACGCTTTTCAAATCGATCGCGACCGGATCATTCACGCGCATGCGTTTCGCAAGCTGCAGTCGAAGACCCAGGTGTTTTTGTCGGGGGAATACGACTTCTACCGCACGCGACTCACGCACTCGATTGAGGTGTCGCAGATCGGGCGTTCGATCTGTCACTTCCTGCGGACCAAAGGCGGCGTGATGCAGCCGGATTTCCACATTGATGGCGATCTGGTGGAAGCGGTTTGTCTCGCGCACGATCTCGGCCACCCGCCCTTCGGCCACTCGGGGGAGCGCACGTTGCAGGAGTTGATGATCGAGTGGGGCGGCTTTGAGGGCAACGCCCAGACGCTGCATTTGCTGACGGAAACCATTTTCCAAAACGAATCCGGGGTGCGCGGCATGCGGCCGACGCGCGCGCTGCTCGATGGTGTGCTGAAATACAAAAAGCTGTTCCGCGAATTTCCCCAGCCGCCGTCGAACCATTTTCTGTACGACGCGCAAGAGGTCTACCGGCGCTTCGTCTTTGGCAAGGCGGAGATCCCCGCAGCGATGCACGAAGGGGAAACGCTGAACGGCTTCAAAAGCATCGAGTGCCAGATCATGGATTGGGCGGACGATGCGGCCTATTCCATCAACGACATTATCGACGGCGTGAAGGCGGGTTTTCTCACGTTTACTTCCGTCGAAGCCTGGGCGGCGGAGCAGGCCCTCGGCGCCGAGGAGCAGCAGCATCTTGAGCGGCTGTTCAACGCCATGCGCACGGACCGGTTGGAAGGGATTTTCGGCGCCCGCATCGGACGTTTCATCGAAGCGACCCGTCTGCGCGAACGCGACAATTTCATGGCGAAGAAGACCAGCCGTTACCGCTTAGAACTCGTGGTGGCGGAAGGGGCGCAACGCGAGGCGCTTTTCTTCAAGCGCATGGCGAACGATATCATCTTCGAAAGCCCGCAACTGCAGCAGATGGAGCACAAGGCGCGGCGCGTGCTGTGCGACCTTTGGGAATCGTGCTGGCGCAACTACGTCGACAAGGGCGCGCGGGTGATCAACATCCTCCCGCCGCAAGCAGGACGCTTGATCGATGCGGAGCCGACCAAGGCTGGCAAAGCGCGCCGGATTTGCGACTATCTGTGCGGCCTCACCGATGGCACGATTGTGCGCACTTACCGCCGGTTGTTTGACCCGGAATTTGGGTCTATTCGCGACTTGAGTTAG